The Solanum lycopersicum chromosome 9, SLM_r2.1 genome window below encodes:
- the krp1 gene encoding p27KIP1-related-protein 1, which translates to MGKYIRKTRKTEDVSPLGVLTRAKALALNGGDGGSYLELRSRRLVKPFTVLEGRRQKNGVPKNPNLVNPNPNQQIPNVCVNSEEGKGVKEMENQKEKEKSCLGPEDSFGENLLEFEGRKRTTRESTPCSLIRDSDNIQTPGSSTRRTNANEANGRVPNSIQPTIPTDLEMEEFFTRAEKEQQRKFIEKYNFDPVNEKPLPGRYEWVKVNH; encoded by the exons ATGGGGAAGTACATAAGGAAGACAAGAAAAACAGAGGATGTATCACCTCTTGGTGTTCTTACAAGGGCTAAAGCTTTAGCTCTTAACGGCGGTGATGGTGGGTCGTATCTAGAGCTTAGGAGTAGGAGGCTGGTCAAACCCTTTACGGTTCTTGAAGGGAGAAGACAGAAGAATGGTGTTCCCAAAAATCCCAATTTggtaaaccctaaccctaatcaaCAAATCCCTAATGTTTGTGTGAATTCTGAAGAGGGAAAGGGTGTTAAGGAAATGGAAAAtcagaaggagaaggagaagagcTGCTTGGGTCCTGAAGATTCATTTGGAGAAAACTTGCTGGAATTTGAAGGTAGAAAAAG GACCACCAGGGAGAGCACACCTTGCAGTTTGATAAGGGATTCAGACAACATTCAGACCCCTGGTTCCAGTACTAGGCGTACTAATGCAAATGAGGCCAACGGCAGAGTACCAAACTCGATTCAACCAACTATCCCAACAGATCTTGAAATGGAAGAGTTTTTTACCCGTGCAGAAAAGGAGCAGCAGAGAAAATTCATCGAGAA GTACAACTTTGATCCAGTGAACGAGAAGCCCCTTCCCGGACGTTACGAATGGGTGAAAGTAAACCATTAG
- the LOC101262151 gene encoding E3 ubiquitin-protein ligase PRT1, giving the protein MENGHEDHDDTQIEEIPDEFQCCVCLELLYKPVVLGCGHIACFWCIFKAMNTWRESNCPICRHPYHHFPSLCGLMHSLLLKLYPLASARRVKQVAEEEKEVGSCSPEFDDDLSESGCKTDHVPDTASPHSVSLQKCGSVGEGDHSSVDVSLDTVVPATSSSEISKDAISKNLNFADEHTSASEKQVLMTDLLCGICELLLCKPVVLNCGHVYCENCVINPSDKLCRCPVCQLEHPNGFPNVCLILEHYLEEQFPKLYGERIRASVERSDCQIPSKRNRDEAAGCKSVPGFDLSSWLTGGGPQVHFGVGCDYCGMCPIVGERFKCKDCTEKIGFDLCEGCYKSSSKLPGRFNQQHTPEHQFELIQALQVRNVVLRVQPERLEGDNSDFQLEYGEPRPLELLPLEEDSSETNSPRDNLRDGQGGNISSNGTGDNDGGRESGDTD; this is encoded by the exons ATGGAAAATGGCCATGAAGATCATGATGATACTCAAATTGAGGAAATCCCAGATGAATTTCAGTGCTGTGTTTGCCT GGAACTTTTGTATAAACCAGTTGTGCTAG GGTGTGGCCACATTGCTTGTTTCTGGTGTATATTCAAAGCTATGAATACTTGGAGGGAATCAAACTGTCCCATTTGTCGACACCCATATCATCATTTTCCTAGTCTTTGTGGATTGATGCACTCTTTGCTTCTGAAGTTGTACCCTTTAGCTAGTGCAAGAAGGGTAAAACAAGTAGCAG AGGAGGAGAAAGAAGTAGGATCTTGCTCACCTGAGTTTGATGATGATTTATCAGAATCCGGCTGCAAGACAGATCATGTTCCGGACACTGCTTCACCTCATTCTGTCTCGTTGCAGAAATGTGGTTCAGTGGGAGAAGGAGATCATTCCTCCGTAGATGTTTCATTAGATACAGTTGTTCCTGCAACATCGAGTTCCGAAATCAGTAAGGACGCAATATCAAAGAATCTTAACTTTGCAGATGAACATACCAGTGCAAGTGAAAAGCAGGTGCTTATGACAGATTTGCTTTGTGGTATCTGCGAGCTATTGTTATGCAAACCTGTTGTTCTTAATTGTGGCCATG TTTATTGTGAAAATTGTGTGATCAATCCTAGCGACAAGCTTTGTAGATGTCCAGTTTGCCAACTGGAGCATCCAAATGGATTCCCCAACGTTTGTTTGATTCTTGAGCACTACCTGGAGGAGCAATTCCCGAAGTTGTATGGCGAAAGGATAAGGGCATCAGTGGAAAGATCTGATTGTCAGATTCCATCAAAAC GAAATCGGGACGAAGCTGCTGGCTGCAAATCAGTGCCTGGATTTGATCTTTCATCATGGTTAACGGGTGGAGGACCACAGGTTCATTTTGGAGTTGGTTGTGATTATTGTGGG ATGTGTCCTATCGTTGGGGAGCGATTCAAATGCAAAGACTGCACGGAGAAAATAGGCTTTGACCTTTGTGAAGGATGTTATAAAAGCTCGTCAAAGCTCCCGGGCAGATTTAACCAGCAACACACTCCAGAACACCAATTTGAGTTAATACAGGCACTTCAAGTGAGAAATGTTGTACTGAGGGTTCAACCTGAACGATTAGAAGGGGACAACTCCGATTTCCAACTTGAATACGGAGAGCCAAGGCCCCTTGAGCTGCTGCCCCTGGAAGAAGATTCCTCAGAGACCAACTCACCTCGAGACAATCTAAGAGACGGTCAAGGGGGGAACATATCCTCAAATGGTACTGGAGACAACGACGGAGGGAGAGAATCTGGAGACACAGATTAG
- the LOC109121100 gene encoding glycine-rich cell wall structural protein-like, giving the protein MGCLLFGSGVGVLVLLFVFVVESYVVFGDRGVEDEKFLFKHRHFGDRFGGGLGHGIFRKGFKHGGGLGFGGGVGVGGGIGGGAGGGLGGGGGGGGGLGGGAGGGLGGGGGLGGGAGGGLGGGGGAGGGLGGGGGLGGGGGAGGGLGGGGGLGGGAGGGLGGGGGGLGGGGGLGGGAGGGLGGGAGGGLGGGGGAGGGLGGGGGLGGGGGLGGGAGGGAGGGLGGGAGGGVGGGVGGGGGIGGGVGGGTGGGIGGGAGGGIGGGAGGGGGIGGGAGGGAGGGIGGGAGGGGGAGGGAGGGIGGGVGGGAGGGGGIGGGGGVGGGFGAGGGAGGGVGGGGGVGGGFGAGGGFGVGAGVGIGGGAGGGGSFGGGGGGGIGGGLH; this is encoded by the coding sequence ATGGGTTGTTTATTGTTTGGCAGTGGTGTTGGGGTTTTAGTTCTGTTGTTTGTGTTTGTCGTGGAAAGTTATGTGGTGTTTGGTGATAGGGGAGTTGAAGATGAGAAGTTTTTATTTAAGCATCGTCATTTTGGTGATCGTTTTGGTGGGGGTTTAGGACATGGTATTTTTAGGAAAGGGTTTAAGCATGGTGGAGGTCTAGGTTTTGGTggtggtgttggtgttggtggtGGTATAGGTGGAGGGGCGGGTGGTGGCTTAGGTGGtggaggtggtggtggtggtggctTAGGAGGTGGTGCAGGTGGTGGTTTAGGCGGAGGAGGTGGTCTTGGTGGAGGTGCTGGTGGTGGTCTTGGTGGAGGAGGTGGTGCAGGTGGTGGTTTAGGCGGAGGAGGTGGTCTTGGTGGAGGAGGTGGTGCAGGTGGTGGTTTAGGCGGAGGAGGTGGTCTTGGTGGAGGTGCTGGTGGTGGTCTTGgtggaggaggtggtggtttaggcgGAGGAGGTGGTCTTGGTGGAGGTGCTGGTGGTGGCTTAGGAGGTGGTGCGGGTGGTGGTCTTGGTGGAGGAGGTGGTGCAGGTGGTGGTCTTggaggtggtggtggcctaggcggAGGAGGTGGTCTTGGTGGAGGTGCTGGTGGTGGTGCAGGTGGTGGTCTAGGAGGAGGTGCAGGTGGAGGTGTTGGAGGAGGAGTCGGAGGGGGTGGTGGAATTGGTGGAGGTGTTGGTGGTGGAACTGGTGGTGGTATAGGAGGAGGTGCTGGTGGAGGTATTGGAGGAGGAGCTGGAGGGGGTGGAGGCATTGGAGGAGGAGCCGGAGGAGGTGCTGGTGGAGGCATTGGAGGAGGAGCTGGAGGGGGAGGAGGAGCCGGAGGAGGTGCTGGTGGAGGCATTGGAGGAGGTGTTGGTGGTGGAGCGGGAGGGGGTGGTGGCATTGGTGGAGGTGGCGGTGTAGGAGGTGGTTTTGGTGCAGGTGGAGGTGCTGGAGGTGgtgttggtggtggtggaggtGTAGGAGGAGGTTTTGGAGCAGGTGGAGGATTTGGAgtcggtgctggtgttggtatTGGAGGTGGAGCTGGTGGCGGCGGAAGctttggtggtggtggaggtggTGGCATTGGTGGTGGCCTTCATTGA